The following coding sequences are from one Hydra vulgaris chromosome 04, alternate assembly HydraT2T_AEP window:
- the LOC124818652 gene encoding protein phosphatase 1 regulatory subunit 27, whose product MNRKLSQNILHTNDYNIRRKSLLEKTYSSVDNETKLINAVARGDLEDVKNILAMPNLSMNAIRKPGWSALHHACKNGNKEIVKLLLKNGADINLRSEDKLYPLEISTLGGHFELSMFLIENGAMLQSIVNGMPI is encoded by the coding sequence ATGAATCGAAAattaagtcaaaatattttgcacACTAATGATTACAATATTCGAAGAAAAAGTTTATTGGAAAAAACCTACTCCAGTGTCGACAACGAAACAAAGCTTATCAATGCAGTTGCCAGAGGAGATTTAGAAGATGTTAAAAACATTCTTGCAATGCCAAATCTTTCAATGAATGCGATTAGAAAACCAGGTTGGTCAGCACTCCATCACGCTTGTAAAAATGGAAATAAGGAGAtcgttaaattattattaaaaaatggagcTGATATAAACTTGCGTTCTGAGGATAAACTATACCCACTAGAAATATCTACGCTTGGAGGACATTTTGAGTTATCTATGTTTCTTATTGAAAATGGCGCTATGTTGCAAAGCATTGTGAATGGTATGCCCATTTAA